The nucleotide window CCCAGTGCACCGGTACGTTCCACTGGACCTTCTTCGATTTTCGTATGATGTTGTGTGAGATGGAGAATCACTTCTTCCAAGGGTGTGCTGACCAGAAAACAAAGATCTGCCGAACCCGGCATAGGGCTATGAGCTTTCGGTTCAAACTCTTTGCCCCGTTCATGCAAATTGATCTTCTGCTGTCCAAACTGTAATGCTTTTCGGCCTTGGCCGAATTCGACTACCTTCATACCTAATATGTTGGTATAAAATGAAAGGGTTGCTTCCAGATTCTCTACGGTTAACACGAGATGATCAAGTCGTTCTATTTGCATGCATAAGCCTCCTTCGAATTGGATCAATTGTTCCTGTAGAATGAGGGGTGTATATAGTAGCATGTCATTTATTATACCTTAGAGCTCAGTTAGATCGACATCGTATGAGAAACACAATTAAGCAGGATGAATAAGGGAGGTACATATGAAAATTATTTTTAGTAGTTCGCCTTTGGATGAGAAGAAGGTAGATGAAAGTTATGAACAGGAGTATGTATGTGCCAAGGAACTTGGCTTTGAGGTGGGACTGGTTCATCTGGAAGAATTAATAGTGAACAAGCGTCCGGAACTCGCTGTGAGACGACTGAAGAAAGCAACAGAACGAGAGGATGTACTGTACCGGGGCTGGATGCTGACACCAGAAGCGTACGGGCTACTATATAAGGCGCTGGCATCGAAAAATCTATATCTTATTAACACACCAGAGCAATACAAGCATTGCCATTACCTACCAGAGTCATATGACGTAATTAAAGGATATACACCGCACTCGGTCTGGGTTCCTATGTCAGAGATTCAGGCTTCACCAGATGCCGTTAGGGAGGCTACGCGAGGATTTGGTAATCAGCCAATTATCGTTAAGGATTATGTGAAATCTCGTAAACATGAGTGGAAGGAAGCCTGTTACATCCCAGATGCTGCGGATGAGGAACATGTGAAGCGGGTTGTGCATAACTTTGTGACGCTGCAAGGTGAAGAATTGAATGTAGGGCTTGTATTCAGGGAGTATGTTCAGTTGGAGTTTCTGTCCTACCACGACCAGAGCGGTATGCCGTTATCACGAGAGATGCGGGTGTTTATGTTAGACGGTAAGCCTGCATACATCTCTAACTATTGGGATGAAGGACAGGACGAAGCGTTTAGAGATGCACTCACTTCATTTCTGGACATTGCACAAACGATTCAAAGCCGTTTCTACACGATGGATTTTGCCAAGGTGGAAGGCGGATCTTGGATTGTTCTTGAACTCGGTGACGGCCAGGTGGCGGGGTTACCGGATTATGCGGATCCGTTGACGTTTTATGAGCAATTGAAGAGAGCATTAGTGTAAACAACTAAGAAGAGTTAACTCATGGAGATCATGAATTAACTCTTCTTTAAGTTAAGTTCAAATGGAATATTCGATACGTGTGGTGTGGATTCTTAATTATTAGTTACTGAAAAATAAAGTATGAACGGAAGCGCTAAAATAAAAAGACCGATAATGATAGCGAAGATGATACTCTTTTTATTCATTGTGTGCTCCTTTCAGAGATAAAGCATATCTGATAAAATTCAATTCATAATTAATATCCAATTATATCATATTTTGGAGGAGGATCTAATGAAGCGCTTCTGGATATTGTGTGTGTTGATACTCGTATTGTCAGGTTGTGGTCAGAACAATAGAGAGAAAGCCATTGAATATCTAACGCAAAATCAGAGAAACGATGCATCACTCATTGTATTTACCGACCGTCTTTCGGAGCGGCCATTTATTGTTGATTTACAGACGCAATTAAATGAAGTGAATAACGAAAATTTGAGATCAGAAGGCCCAATTACCAGTGTGAATTTTTATAATGTGCGTGATGAAAATAAGTTTAATTATGAGAAGATTTTCGGTCTGAAATCATATCCGTACATGATCCTGTTCGAGAAAGGCCACATCACATTGGAAACGCAGGAACCGGAAGAGATCGTTCAGTATTTTAAACAGAAGTAAGACTCTACAAAAAACGTGCACGAATATGCAAAATATCTGGCTATTAAATGTTCCATGCCTACTGAATCTTTAACGAGAAAATGAATCCTCCGTTTGATTCCAATCGACTTCTTCACTTGTTAAAATTTAGGTATAACTACTATGGTCAGGTTGGCGGTGAAGATAGGATGCAACGTATTCAGGTACATCCCGATGTGCTGGACGAGAAAGCTCGATTGGTCCAGCAAAAGAAATTAGAACTCGATCGAATCGTTAGAGAGCTGGAGAAATCCATCTATATGTTGCAATCCGAATGGTCGGGTGTGACAGGAGAGCGTTTCTTCTGGGATTTTATGCAGGTGAAAGAAGTGTTCCCGACTACACTCGGGCTGTTGGATAAAATCCAGAATGAGTTTACGTTTATCGCGAGGAACTTCAGAACAACGGACGGCTCCGGCGAGGTTGCGCTGTACATTCCAGAAGAACTAAAGCCAAGCTTCGGCACCGGACTGGTCGATAAAGCAATTGGTGACACCGTTACGGGACTTGGTGAGACGGCAGAAGCGTTCATTTATAATCCGTTTAGTACATTAACCAGTCTGGCCTATGCCATGACTATGGGTAAGGTAGTTGACGTTGGACGTGGCATTGGATTCGCATGGGATGCGGCCTGGGGCACGGGAACGGCAAGGTCTGACATCGAGGAGTTTATTGATGAGCAGAAGAAGCAGCTCGATGAGGATAAGTCGGGTTATTATAAAGGTGCCATGGTAGGCCAGGCTTTCTCTTATTTTCTCTTTGGCAAAGCCTTGCACTCGAAGGATCACAATGAATCGGGTGGAGCAGTGGAGGGTAAAAAGGAGAAGAGTGAGGGAAATAGTCTGAATCATGATGGAAGGCTAAGAACGGAAGGCACTAAAACCACATACACAAATTTATTCGGAAATGAAATATCTTGGACAAATCAAGGTCCTAAGGATATAGATGCAATTATTGAGAAAAATTTAAGAAGCTTAAAAACTGGCGATATTTTAGAGGGGCAAGTTGCAGAGACAATAAA belongs to Paenibacillus sp. FSL H8-0079 and includes:
- a CDS encoding VOC family protein, which gives rise to MQIERLDHLVLTVENLEATLSFYTNILGMKVVEFGQGRKALQFGQQKINLHERGKEFEPKAHSPMPGSADLCFLVSTPLEEVILHLTQHHTKIEEGPVERTGALGPIRSVYVRDPDGNLIELSNAL
- a CDS encoding ATP-grasp domain-containing protein, whose translation is MKIIFSSSPLDEKKVDESYEQEYVCAKELGFEVGLVHLEELIVNKRPELAVRRLKKATEREDVLYRGWMLTPEAYGLLYKALASKNLYLINTPEQYKHCHYLPESYDVIKGYTPHSVWVPMSEIQASPDAVREATRGFGNQPIIVKDYVKSRKHEWKEACYIPDAADEEHVKRVVHNFVTLQGEELNVGLVFREYVQLEFLSYHDQSGMPLSREMRVFMLDGKPAYISNYWDEGQDEAFRDALTSFLDIAQTIQSRFYTMDFAKVEGGSWIVLELGDGQVAGLPDYADPLTFYEQLKRALV
- a CDS encoding WXG100 family type VII secretion target translates to MQRIQVHPDVLDEKARLVQQKKLELDRIVRELEKSIYMLQSEWSGVTGERFFWDFMQVKEVFPTTLGLLDKIQNEFTFIARNFRTTDGSGEVALYIPEELKPSFGTGLVDKAIGDTVTGLGETAEAFIYNPFSTLTSLAYAMTMGKVVDVGRGIGFAWDAAWGTGTARSDIEEFIDEQKKQLDEDKSGYYKGAMVGQAFSYFLFGKALHSKDHNESGGAVEGKKEKSEGNSLNHDGRLRTEGTKTTYTNLFGNEISWTNQGPKDIDAIIEKNLRSLKTGDILEGQVAETIKETGRLQGTGIELKLQNKLKAGDIDILTDSHIIEVKKSLSALDEKQLDKLINPSNKNYFNYDNREVIYYIEDVTVKNKTQSDLVGKLKDQNIKLISSLDELKEAISK